From a region of the Actinomycetes bacterium genome:
- a CDS encoding glycosyltransferase, translated as MDKAKSPKVSVIIPTYNRASLIPRAIESVLAQNYNGIEIIIVDDGSTDNTKEVINKLKDKKIKYIQHKENMGGAAARNTGIKMAKAEYIAFLDSDDEWFPKKLETQIKVFNDMNDDTGVVYSAFWKIHEGCKSYKPNKIIKKKEGWIHEELLNGNFVTLQAALLKKDCFSKAGLFDVSIQRLHDWELWLRISRYFKFKFIDEPLVNVYYTPISISTNHNALIESSKKILRKHFSEFSKNKKILSKRYFYIGKFMAEAHDTKNGKKYFKKAIKANPLNMQAYLLFLNSLLGGKLYTSNYRILKFLKSKVRNIQ; from the coding sequence GAAAGTGTACTTGCTCAAAACTATAATGGTATTGAGATCATTATAGTAGATGATGGTTCAACAGATAATACTAAAGAAGTTATAAATAAATTAAAGGATAAAAAAATAAAATATATACAGCATAAAGAAAATATGGGCGGAGCTGCCGCTAGAAATACAGGAATTAAGATGGCTAAAGCTGAATATATAGCGTTTCTTGATAGTGATGATGAGTGGTTTCCTAAGAAACTTGAAACGCAGATAAAAGTCTTTAATGATATGAATGATGATACAGGGGTAGTTTATTCTGCTTTTTGGAAAATACACGAAGGTTGTAAAAGTTATAAACCAAACAAAATAATAAAGAAAAAAGAAGGATGGATTCATGAAGAATTGTTGAACGGTAATTTTGTAACACTCCAGGCTGCATTATTAAAAAAAGACTGTTTTAGTAAAGCAGGATTATTCGATGTGTCTATTCAGAGGCTACATGATTGGGAATTATGGTTAAGAATATCCAGATACTTTAAATTTAAATTTATTGATGAGCCACTGGTAAATGTTTATTATACGCCTATTTCTATTTCTACTAATCACAATGCACTAATAGAATCTAGTAAAAAAATATTAAGAAAACATTTTTCAGAGTTTAGTAAAAATAAAAAAATACTATCTAAAAGGTATTTTTATATAGGAAAATTTATGGCTGAAGCCCATGATACGAAAAATGGGAAAAAATATTTTAAAAAAGCGATAAAGGCCAATCCTTTAAATATGCAAGCTTATTTATTGTTCTTAAATTCTTTACTGGGCGGAAAATTGTATACATCTAATTATAGAATATTGAAATTTTTAAAAAGTAAAGTAAGGAATATCCAATGA